The Drechmeria coniospora strain ARSEF 6962 chromosome 02, whole genome shotgun sequence genome has a segment encoding these proteins:
- a CDS encoding blue light receptor, which yields MDSFYPHQPPPQESQRQHLGQQQQQQQQQQQQQHAMAGDVNMSDHLSLPPRPLMSQVIHNQSMMASGSFNDIISREHNDRRRSVPHTYGNYAQQTESSRRMPSIGGMMTFGADNAELGTYQFTQQPMNTGDQMGSYMTDPAEYQAISPDLMGSMIPASFANMDMGSIANEHPSMNIFSADTAAGSRPGLMNNEFQMDQINAIGTDFSMVINAGSGTATGSTQDDSQETSGAIIHPDDNMMNNKVSRFNSVGSRRGVPINANTFGPNSTSLNQNLTSAHLRHPPLVNPVVSPKKGNTSDCIDQQGSPDALTPTTAAPSREPKEKSIYSKSGFDMLKALWLVATRKEPKIHLGAVDMSCAFVVCDVAMNDCPIIYVSDNFQNLTGYSRHEIVGQNCRFLQAPDGKVEAGSRREFVDNGAVHNLKKMIQERREVQQSLINYRKGGKPFLNLLTMIPIPWDTDEIRFFIGFQIDLVECPDAISGQELGGVMVNYKHSDIGQYVWTPPPARQWEPENGQTLGVDDVSTLLQQFNPKGIVSDWHKQSWDKMLLENTDDVVHVLSLKGLFLYLSPSCKRVLEYDAADLVGNSLSSVCHPSDIVPVTRELKDATTGNQVNIVFRIRRKQSGYTWFESHGSIFVEQGKGRKCIILVGRKRPVFVLGRQNLEANGGIGDSEVWAKLSTSGMLLFVSSNIRSLLDLQPESMIGASIQDLMRKESRPEFGRAIEKARRGRIVACKHEVQNRRGQELHAQTILYPGDAAEGQKPSFLLAQIKLQKASSRGIAQASMGGSGKSVSATPGHVAHAQASQQQACGLIDEPAVVSLIPETLDAALASDDNIFDELRTTKCSSWQFELRQMEKVNRILAEELNGLLSNKKKRKRRKGVGNIVLAASEIFATVVAFGGPNR from the exons ATGGACTCCTTCTATCCTcaccaaccccccccccaagaGTCGCAGCGTCAGCATCTTGgccagcaacagcaacagcagcaacagcagcaacaacaacaacatgCCATGGCGGGCGATGTCAACATGTCCGACCACCTCTCCCTTCCGCCACGGCCTCTCATGTCGCAGGTGATACATAATCAGTCGATGATGGCATCGGGCTCGTTCAATGACATTATCAGCCGCGAGCACAACGATCGGAGGAGAAGCGTGCCGCACACGTACGGGAATTATGCTCAACAAACGGAGAGTTCGAGACGCATGCCCTCCATTGGCGGCATGATGACATTCGGAGCAGACAATGCCGAACTTGGGACATACCAGTTTACCCAACAGCCAATGAATACCGGAGATCAGATGGGCAGCTACATGACCGACCCCGCCGAATACCAGGCCATCTCCCCAGATTTGATGGGCAGCATGATTCCCGCTTCATTCGCCAATATGGATATGGGTTCAATCGCCAATGAACATCCATCCATGAATATCTTCTCCGCGGACACCGCGGCTGGCTCCAGACCTGGTCTCATGAATAACGAGTTTCAAATGGACCAGATAAATGCCATTGGTACAGATTTTTCAATGGTCATAAATGCCGGCAGCGGAACAGCGACAGGTTCAACGCAGGATGATAGCCAGGAGACATCAGGCGCGATTATTCACCCTGACGATAACATGATGAACAACAAAGTATCACGGTTCAACTCTGTTGGATCTAGGAGAGGCGTCCCCATCAACGCAAACACTTTCGGTCCGAACTCAACCAGTTTAAACCAGAACCTGACATCGGCGCACTTGCGCCACCCCCCCCTAGTCAACCCTGTGGTCTCTCCAAAGAAAGGGAACACATCTGATTGCATTGACCAGCAAGGCTCCCCTGATGCGTTAACCCCTACCACAGCGGCCCCCTCTCGCGAACCCAAAGAGAAGTCTATTTACTCCAAGAGTGGTTTTGACATGCTCAAGGCACTCTGGTTGGTTGCCACGCGAAAAGAGCCTAAAATCCATCTGGGAGCTGTTGACATGTCATGTGCTTTCGTTGTCTGCGACGTTGCGATGAATGACTGCCCAATCATTTACGTGTCAGATAATTTCCAAAACCTCACGGGTTACAGTCGCCACGAGATTGTTGGCCAAAACTGCCGCTTCTTGCAAGCCCCCGATGGCAAAGTCGAAGCTGGATCGAGGAGAGAGTTTGTCGATAATGGTGCTGTGCACAATTTAAAGAAGATGATTCAGGAACGACGTGAGGTACAACAGAGCCTCATCAACTACCGAAAAGGAGGCAAGCCGTTCCTAAACCTCTTGACCATGATCCCTATCCCATGGGACACAGATGAGATCAGGTTCTTCATCGGGTTCCAGATCGATCTTGTCGAATGCCCAGATGCCATTTCCGGCCAGGAGCTAGGTGGTGTCATGGTCAACTACAAGCACAGTGACATCGGTCAGTATGTCTGGACACCGCCTCCTGCCAGACAGTGGGAACCCGAAAATGGTCAGACACTGGGAGTGGATGACGTCTCAACACTCCTGCAGCAGTTCAATCCCAAGGGTATCGTATCGGATTGGCACAAGCAATCCTGGGACAAAATGTTGCTGGAAAATACAGACGACGTCGTTCACGTGTTGTCTTTGAAGGGCCTATTCCTGTACCTGTCCCCATCCTGCAAGCGAGTCCTCGAGTATGACGCTGCCGATCTTGTCGGAAACTCGCTCTCGTCAGTCTGCCACCCCTCCGACATCGTACCCGTTACCCGCGAACTGAAGGATGCTACGACGGGAAACCAGGTGAACATTGTCTTCAGAATACGTCGGAAGCAGAGTGGTTATACATGGTTTGAAAGCCACGGTTCCATCTTCGTCGAGCAGGGCAAAGGCCGCAAGTGCATCATCTTGGTTGGGCGGAAGCGACCCGTTTTTGTTCTAGGTCGCCAGAACCTGGAGGCAAATGGCGGCATAGGAGATAGCGAGGTTTGGGCCAAGCTATCAACGTCTGGCATGCTCCTTTTTGTTTCATCCAACATCAGGTCACTTCTCGACCTCCAGCCAGAGTCAATGATAGGCGCAAGCATTCAGGATTTAATGCGTAAAGAGTCCCGGCCAGAGTTTGGCCGGGCCATCGAGAAAGCGAGAAGGGGCCGGATTGTGGCTTGCAAACACGAAGTCCAGAATCGTCGCGGCCAAGAACTGCATGCGCAAACGATACTCTATCCGGGAGATGCTGCCGAAGGCCAGAAGCCCTCGTTCTTACTGGCCCAAATCAAACTCCAGAAGGCATCTTCTCGCGGCATTGCCCAGGCTAGCATGGGGGGAAGTGGCAAGTCAGTATCTGCAACTCCTGGCCATGTTGCGCATGCACAAGCAAGTCAGCAGCAGGCTTGCGGCCTCATTGATGAGCCTGCTGTAGTAAGTTTGATTCCAGAGACGCTAGATGCGGCTCTTGCATCGGATGACAACATATTTGATGAGCTTCGCACAACGAAATGCTCGAGTTGGCAATTTGAGTTGAGGCAGATGGAAAAAGTGAACAGGATTCTTGCGGAAGAGCTCAACGGGCTGCTTTCCAAcaagaagaagaggaagcggAGAAAGGGCGTGGGGAATATT GTCCTAGCGGCCAGCGAGATCTTTGCAACAGTTGTGGCCTTCGGTGGGCCAAACAGGTAG